Sequence from the Burkholderia stabilis genome:
GATCGGCGAGATCACCGGGATGAACGCGTCGTCCTGCAACGCCTTCACGACCGCCGGGTTGATCGCCTCGACTTCGCCGACCTGGCCGATGTCGATGTACTGGCCCGGGTTGTCGCGGTCCGGCATCAACAGCTTGCGTGCGTGGATCAGGCCGCCGTCCTTGCCTGTCAGGCCCACCGCGTGGCCGCCGAAGTGGTTGATCAGCATCACGATGTCCTGCTGCACTTCGCCGCCCAGCACCCATTCGACGACTTCCATCGTCTCTTCGTCGGTGACGCGCATGCCCTGGATGAAGGTGCCGGCCTTGCCGATCTTCTTCAGCGCGTGGTCGATCTGCGGACCGCCGCCGTGGACGATCACCGGATTGATGCCGACCAGTTTCAGCAGGATCACGTCGCGCGCGAAGCCTTGCTTGAGCCGCTCTTCCGTCATCGCGTTGCCGCCGTATTTGATGACCACGGTCTTGCCGTGGTAGCGGCGGATGTACGGCAGCGCTTCGGCGAGGATTTCTGCCTTCAGCGTGGGGGCGATTTGCGAGAGGTCGATGGGCTCGGACATGGCGGCGGCTCTGGCTGGGAACGGTTGAAACAGGGCGAATTGTACAGGAGTGGCGCAGCGCAGCATCGGGTTTTTGGGCTGGCCGGAAGGCAGGTGGCGCGGGGCGGGCGCCGCACGCGGCGGCCCGCCGGCTATGGCGCTGCGCGATGCGGGCGATGCCGCGCGGGCGGCAGCAGCAGGGTGGGCCGCGTGCGTTCGCGGCGCGCATCGGCCGGGCGGCCGGCGTGCAAATTCCGTGCGCCGCGCTATGCTTGTCGCGTGGGGCGATTGCTCGCCCGCTTCCGCGATTCCTCCATGACCGATTCCGCCGCCGCTGCCTGTTCCGCCCCGCGCCGCGCGCGCTGTCCGCACTGCGGGCGCGGCTTCGACTGCGGCGCGCGTACGCAGCCGTTCGAGTGCTGGTGCGCGTCGATGCCGGCGCTGCCCGGCGGCGCGCAGCCCGCGGCCGGCGCGCGTTGC
This genomic interval carries:
- the argB gene encoding acetylglutamate kinase produces the protein MSEPIDLSQIAPTLKAEILAEALPYIRRYHGKTVVIKYGGNAMTEERLKQGFARDVILLKLVGINPVIVHGGGPQIDHALKKIGKAGTFIQGMRVTDEETMEVVEWVLGGEVQQDIVMLINHFGGHAVGLTGKDGGLIHARKLLMPDRDNPGQYIDIGQVGEVEAINPAVVKALQDDAFIPVISPIGFGEDGLSYNINADLVAGKLATVLNAEKLLMMTNIPGVMDKDGNLLTDLSAREIDALFEDGTISGGMLPKISSALDAAKSGVKSVHIVDGRIEHSVLLEILTEQPFGTMIRSH
- a CDS encoding cysteine-rich CWC family protein, which translates into the protein MTDSAAAACSAPRRARCPHCGRGFDCGARTQPFECWCASMPALPGGAQPAAGARCRCPECLADEIAQRMAGAAG